The sequence CATCCAGCCTATCCCAAACTCTCTACATTTTGTacaaaaacaatttcaaaatgtttgtgGCAGTGTCTGACACTGAATTAAGCTCCCCATGACCTTGCAATGAGAAAGGTAAGTGCAGGAGAATACAAGGTTATTGTTTCAGCATCACCTTTGAGGCTGAGGGCTCCTACGTCACTGCTCAGTGCTCTGTCCCATCCATTAAAATACTTCTCATTTTTGACACAATTCTTGAAGTTAATCTTTCCACTGATGTTTGTCACTGGAGTGGaatttacatttgttttgtgtatttttagctTTCCAAAGCAGCCTTGAAAACTATTTAGCCTGAATTGTTGGCCTTTCACTTTGCACAGACGCGGTGTTTTGTGGCTAAAGGttgtttttggggtggtttgtagGGATTTTGAAGGCACAGGGATTACAGCAAGCACAGGTGAGGAAGGTGTGTGGAGTTCTTGTTGTCAAGCCTGTGAAACGTTGGTTTTATGCAGAGAGTTGTTGCTGACCCCCCAAAAGATGTGAGAAATCCCCTGTGCAGCTGGTGGGGAGCCACACACTCAAATTCTGACAGGAATTACACTGAGACAGGTGGGCAAATACTCACTTTGGTGCAAGGGACAGAAATCCCAACCTTGTAAATGCAGTGGCAAAATTAGGccatttagggttttttccatgATGAACCTCCAGGCAGATTTGCAGGCACAACTGAAACATTGAGCATCTGTCAGAAACCCTTTCCTGAATTCTTCTATCAGGCTCCAAGAAGTTCATTTGTTCATTTTGGAAATTGTTTGGACTCCTTGGCTTTGAAgatgttattaaaaatacacttaCCTTTTTAAAGGGGTCGTTATAGCCCAGTGGATCCTGCTTTGGAGGGGGAACACAGGCTATTCATGCAGGGTGTATCAAAACTTGGGGTCCTTATTTTCCCTTTAGAAATCTCAGTTTAAAGTTGTTTTCTTCATCCTGAGGCTGAGttgctctggctctggggaAAAGTCACCTGTCCTGGGCAGTGTGGAACAGACAGTGAGGAGAGCTCAGCAAACCCCAGCTTTTGCTCCAGACAACCATTATTTATCAGCATGGCTCAACCCTTAATTACTGAGAATTGAAATGTCCCTTCTTATGACAGTCCTGTCCCTCGGGCGTTACTTTGTTTTATGAGTGGCTGGTACATGAAAGCAGCGAAAAAGCTCCAGCCCAAAACCTGAGCCGACCCTCTCAGGTCTACCCCCTGCACCTCAACAGCCACAAAGTAGTTCAGAGGCTTGATGCAAAGCTGATAAAATGCCAAAAATTCCTCGTTCTCTCtcttggggagcagggagggctgtCTGGAAAACGTCAACagtaaaaattgcatttaagTGGTGCATAATGCAGCAGCTACTGTGGGCAGGgggacctgcagcagcagagggggtTTAGAGAGCACAAGCTCCATGCACTACCTCCCATCCCGGCTggagcacctggagctgctgctgtgagctctCCTGGGCATGGGAATCATGGAGAAGAAAGGGTTCCTGAACACAAAGAGCAATCACAGAACAAAAACCTTCTGCTTCTTGGTAATTCTCATTTAAAACTGGCTAAACCCGTAATTAGTGTGAACTGATGGTGCTCTGCTACACTGTgcacatccatccatccatgcatccatgcatccatgcatccatccatccatccctcccttttTTCATCCATCCACCCGTTTATTTACCACCAGTGGAAGACCCCACCCACCACAGTGTCCCCTTCTTGGCTCTTTGCCTGTCTCTGTCCTTGCTTTGGGCACCCCAGGGGTGACAGCCTGGCTGGAATCCCTCTCCCCCCGGAGCAGCCGGGCTCAATTAGCCCATTTGGGAGCGGAAAGAGGAGATTGGAAAGAATTATGCTGAGAAAACAAGGCAGcaatatttcttctttgcccAGTAAAAGGAATAAAGGCTTTTCTTAAAACCATCCCACTTCTTAAAAGAAATTCCATttcttgaagccatttccttctgcagtgtCTGGGCACATCCCTTCTTTGTGGAATCTCAATGCTGGGACGGGATGAGCCTGGACAGCCCCTCTGAGCCCTGAGAGCTCCACCAGAGGGGCCctgtgctggagccaggctctgaTCCCTGCTGGAcctcagcccttccccagcccccctggCACCCTCCATAAAAAATCCCTTGGCCAGTCCTGCCTTTCACTGGCTGAGACTCGAGGAGGGGAGAGGTGCCTGGACCAGCCACCCACACTCAGCCACTCcacaaacagcaggaaaacccaATCTGCTGCtttgtagttttatttttttttaccagcagataaaagaaaaataactttctaGCTTTCTTTCCCCTGTGgcttctgtgttgtttttttttcctctgctaaaCTGTGTATTTTTCAGCTCAGTAAAGTATTTATTAGGAATCTTTACAGACCAGTCTGCTGGTGAATTATATATTGTACAGCTTCGGCgtgagctgggaaaaaaaaattatgacatTTTTTCCACCCAGACTGATTCTATCCAATAGCAATAGGAAAATGAGGGTTTACCAGGAAAGCTTTAAGTTCAGCTCTGCTTGCCAGAGCTGCAGATACCTTTTGTGCCTTGGTTCATGTGCATTTCTAGAAtgtcaattttcctttttaattcgCAAGCAAAGCTaaagctgagctctgctgggcttTGGGTCCTGCTGCAAAGTGTCCAACAGCCATGGCttgtctcttctcttttttgaaTGGATTTCTCACTTCAGCATCAATTGTTTTTCAGATCATCCTTAATTCAATGCACAAATACCAGCCCCGGCTGCACATTGTGAAGGCGGACGAGAACAACGCGTTCGGCTCCAAGAACACGGCTTTCTGCACCCACGTTTTCCCAGAGACCTCCTTCATTTCAGTCACCTCCTACCAGAACCACAAGGTAGGCAGCTTTTTGGGTAGAAATGCTTCATTTCTGGTCAGGAACTTTGAGAGAGGATCTCCCTGTTCTGCTGCTTTAAAAGACAAGTTTCCATCCTGGCTTTAAGCACAAGGGATGAGCCAGGATGCAgctctggaggagcagggataTTACTGGTAACAATATTTTGGCAAAGCCTGGGCTCTCCTGACTTGCTGTGCTCATAGAACTGAGATGTCATTCAAACAGCAAAGCACATCTAATAATGACCAGTAAAGCTTGCTCATAAATCTGCAGTGAAAAGTAATTATAGAATGTGTGTTTAGTGAGACAGACGAGGAATGTAACCATAAAAACGGAGCTCggagctggctctgtggtttgcacgggcaggcaggagggggtTGGGGtctgggagggttttttgggggtgtaAAGTACAAAGGGCTCAGTTCTGTGCTCTGGGTGGGTGTCAGGGGCACCTGTGTGCTGTAGGGGCTGGTTTCTGCTCGGAGTGTGGTGTTACTTGTGCAGTGGGCAGAGTTCTGTCTGAGGGCTGGATCCCAGCAGGACTGACAGCAGTGGGACAGTAAATTGTCACctccctgtggcagcaggagcactgtcaccagggcagggacaggggaagaTGACAGCAGGGAATGGAAAGGCTTCAGATTCTATCCTGCTACTGCTCTGCCTTTGCAcaagctcctgctcccaggcatTTTCCTAATGGGAAAGTGCAATTGCAGAGCTGTATGAGGaataattaatgaattaattggAATTTTTAAAGTGGATCAGATTCATAACTAAAGGTGCAGAGTGAGGTAGTGCTGCCAGAGCCCTCCTGTCACCCTGAATGTGAAATCTGCCATATGTTACTGTACCAGTTCCTTTCCTACACATTCATAGGAAAATcctgcaggaacaggaacaaGTGTGAAATTCTTCCTCCCCAATAACCTGACCAGAGCTTTTCCTCCCAAGCAGGATGCTTGTGTGCCCTTTGATGCCTGAAGCATAGAGTCCTTGCAAAAATTTTGCAATTAGTGAGCCAGTTAAGAGACTCAGAGCAGAAACAGGGATGTGGTGTGGCCAGGCAGGGTGGGGGAAAAGTGCCCATTAGGACACTGAAGGTAGAAAAGTTGTAGCTGTTGATGTAAAATGACCAATTGCCCAAACATGGTTAACCAAAAAGACTCACAAGAGCTTATatttaatacatatttaaaatgtcTGGTGTCAATGGTGCCTTTCATCCCTTAAGTTCCCAAAGTGCTCTATAAACTCTGTACTTGCACTGTCACTGCtgtacagctgctgctggggaggttTGTGGCTGGGGGGAGCACAGGGTGAGCCTGACAGATTTAGGGAAAATGTCCTAGATGAGCCCAAATTCTTTTCTGAAGATCCTGGGAGGAGCCTCTGTggtgctgcccagctcctgccctgggatCTGCAGGCTGGGGGGGATGgacactgccctgagcaggggacacagggacctgcagcaggtgacaagAGGCAGGAGGTCTCACCATGACCTCACTGTGGTCTTGAAAAAACCTCAACCTCAAAAAAATACCGgaatggttttatttattctcttgGGCATCAACAATTAAAAACCTGGTCTGGGTGTCTTTTAGAAGAAACAAACCACTGAACTATTTTTAGCTCAGAAATCTCCTGCTAGCAGGAAGTGTGGTTGTAAATAATTGTAttcctaaagaaaaaatgaggaagCTGAGGATAGAGGCTACCCCTGAGCATAGGTCAGGGAGGAAGGTGTGtgttcaccccaaatcccctcctgGGCTGGATAAGGCCAGGGGAGGGTGACAAGGAGGGACTGAAGCTCTGATCCTGCTCACGTCAGAGGAAAACCACGGTCACTAAATaacaaaatgaaatgaagaTATACAAACCTGCTGTCAGGCTGTGGGTTTGGAAGGGTCCTGTGCTTCTTGTGGTTCATCAGCTGCTTGAGCTTCCCTGGAAGAGCCCGAGCCCTGGAGGCTGCTTAAATTCACATGTCACCACCTTCCCCTCCATCACTGATAGCCGCCAGCTGTGTTCTCAGGAGCTTTTTTGGTGAGGGATATTTTTCAACATTGCTAAAAGTGTAGTTGTTACTAACAGCAACACTCATGCAAAACCATCCCAAAGCAGAACTGGCTGCTCTCCTCAGCACTAAAATGGGATGCAGGGGGctcacagcagggagaggggctgtGCACTGAGTTGGGGTGCttttcacagaggaaaaatgtgTGAATGGTGGCCATAAAGGTGGATGAAATTGTTATGGGAATTAGGGAGAGCCACACCATGACAAGCAGGGCTCTCTACCATGGAAACATAGGAAACCTTTAAAATCAGACAAATATATTCTCTCTATCAGGAGTCCAGAAAAATAACACAGGGCCCAGAATAAGACTCAGACTCTGCATTTCTCAGGGGTCATCGGGACTGAACccaccagctcagccctgctgctgttgcaCTTTTGGTCTGATTTGCTTTCAAACACTTCattcttggttttgttcttttaaagatAACCCAGCTGAAAATTGAAAACAATCCCTTTGCCAAGGGGTTCCGGGGCAGTGACGACAGCGACCTGCGCGTGGCACGGCTCCAAAGGTACTGCACTCCTTGTCCTGCTcctcaggggctgcagctctttGGAGAAGCAGCTTAAAGGTGCCAGAGCCACGGGCATTGTGTTTGCTTGTGCTTGAATGCCATTGATATCCTTCAAAAGCTCTCCCTGTAACGCTGTGACACACTCTGTGCTGTCAGTTCTTGCCCACACCCAGAGGAGTGCGGTGAGTTCATCGTCTGAAGCAAAGGGTGGTGAAGTCATTGGCTGGAGATGCTCTGGGGGAGCCAAACCAATATTTCATCATTCTGTTGATGAAATTCTGATGATGCTGGTCGCTGCCTAACCAGTCTTAATTTTTCTCACCTCTTTTAGCAAAGAATACCCAGTAATTTCCAAAAGCATCATGAGGCAGAGGTTGGTGTCCAGTCATGGCCAGCTGTCAGCAAAGCCAGATGTTAACCCACTCCATGGGAATCACCAGACCCTTCAGCATTATCAGTATGAGAATGGTGCTCACATGCAGTTTGCAGCTTCGGATACTCAAGATCTGCCACTCAACACcttcacagcacagagagatTCAGGGCTCTTCTACCATTGTCTAAAAAGAAGAGGTAACTCGAGTTTACAGCtagaaaaatattacagaaaataaacctGAGAGCATGAGTCCGGTTTGGATTGGTCTCTTGGGCTTTGATCTTCAAAAATACTGCTCTGATTGGAGTGATTTGGAGGGTCAGGagccaagagctgctgtttGGGGCAGTTTTTAGTGAGTTTGTCCCTTAGAAGGTAAATTAAGACTCTGAGTCAGAGCTGAAACAATTAATTAGAATGTATAATTCAAACGGCATGGAGCTCCGGTGGAAAATGATCAGCTGAATTAGAAATTGTTTGCAGGAGGCCATTAGCATTACCAAAATTTTGCACTTTCCAAGGCAAAACCATGCGCAATTCCCTCAACGTCTGCAGACCAGTGGGACTGTGGGAGCTTGGTATAAGCAGCCCTTTCCTCTCATCCACTAATTCCCAAATTTAAGTGAGCTGTGACTGCATTCTCTTCCTTTTAGTCCAGCATCAGATGAGATCATggcatgttttaaattaaacGGAAAAAttttgcacagaagaaaaaaatccttctattTGCATGTCTCACTGCCTGCTAATTTATTTAAGCTGGGAGAATGCTCTGATCATGGCCAAATGAAGAATCTAACAGCACCAGTAATGAAGGCTGCAAGGCAAATGTGTAATTTTAGCAGATGTTTAATGTGCAGATGAATTCACTAATTCATCCAGAGAGTATTCCTAATAAGCAACAGAAAGCTGCTGGGGAACAGGGCCATGGTCCTCACAGGAGAGGGGCTGTGCAAAGCTGAGGAAGGGCTGCTGAGTGGGAAAAGGCTCCTTTAtctggaaatatttctgcagcttttgacGTGAATATCTGGGAAATGTAGAGCCATTTTTGCAGTGACAGGAAGGCAGGCTGTGATAAGACCCTTTAAGAGACTTCTTGAATTTGTCAGGAGGAACCGTGCAGGAGTGTCAGGGCCCTCTGTTATCTGGATGAACGTGGAGTAATCCCTGATGTGAGAAGAGTAGCCCAGTCCCTCACTTAAGCTGACAAATGTCACCAGAGTGCTTTGAGGCGGGGGATTAACCTGACATTTGCAGCACAATGTCTTTTTGATGTTGTACATTGTTTGCCCAAACTAAAATGGTTTAACTGGATTAAGCTGAGAAAGGGCACCAGCTGAGTGAAATAATCGTGGCCGCACGCTCGGCCTCCAAGGGGACGCCCcagtcccagctccagcagagctctgtcaAACCCGGGAGCTGCTCCTGAATCTCAatttgtttttgcagaaagcGCTCGGCACCTGGACCTGCCCTGCAAACGCTCCTACCTGGACGCCTCATCCTCGGTGGGGGACGATCACTATTTCCGCTCGCCGCCGCCCTACGAGCAGCAGATGCTGAGCCCGTCCTACTGCGGCGAGGTGGCCCCGCGGGAGGCCTGCATGTACTCTGGCTCCGGCGCCGACATCGCCGCCGTCTCGGCCGTCGACGATctgccgcccccgccgccccccctgAGCTGCAATATGTGGACTTCAGTCGCACCTTACACCAGCTACAGCGTCCAGACAATGGAGACTGTCCCCTAccagcccttccctcctcacTTCACCGCCACCACCATGATGCCGCGGCTCCCGGCCATTGCGGGCCAGGGCTCGCAGCCGCCGGGCAACGGCCCCTTCAGCGTGTACAACCAGCTGTCCCAGTCTCAGGTCCGGGAGCGCGTTCCCGCCTCGTCCTTCCCCAGGGAAAGGGTGCACCCGTCCGTGTGCGAGAGGAAACCCCCCTCCCCGCACCTGAACGCGGCCAACGAGTTCCTGTACTCACAGAGCTTCTCCCTGTCCAGGGAGTCGTCGCTGCAGTATCATTCAGGGATGGGGACTGTGGAGAACTGGACTGACGGGTGACCCCAGGGCCCAGCGATGCCTCAGCCAACGTTACTGCTCCAGGACAGTGTTTAATCAGTGTTGATACCTGTGGGTAACTTGCACTTCAGTGAGACACATGTGCATTTCCAGAGGGATTTGTGTGGGTGAAGAGCTTGTATCTTCAGGCACACAGAGAATTCCATCTCCTGTCCCAGTGGGTTGGATTCATCAGGCTCTTACTAACTCCCAAATAAATTCATTCTCATGTCTTCATCCGGTAGAAACCATCTTCATGACTAATGAGTGATGTAGCTAGTCATGTTCTTTTGCTTGTAATGTTAAACATCCGTGAGCAAATTTTGGCTATTTGGGAAAAATATGAGCTTCACTTTTACGGTCCTTGGCTCATGAAGCCACAATCTCCCAAAACTCCAAGGAAAAACCCATTTGATCGGTTGCATAACTCAAGGACTGCCATGGCAGCACTTCTGTAGCCCTTTTGATCTGTAGAGATTCCTTGTTCCTCTGGAAGCgagggagcagtgggagcacGGGGGCCGGCAGGAGCGCGGGGTCCAGGAGCTGCGGGGTCCAGGAGCTGCGGGGTCAGGGAGCTGCGGTGCCGCCCCGGCGCCTCCCAGGCAGCGCAGGGTCCGTGCCACGGGCACAGAGGAGAAGGCACGGATGCACAAATGTCTCTTCTTGCCCCCACACCGCCGTCGGTCCTGGCTGTGGGAAGCAAAGAAGTGAAGAGTTAAGCCCGAGGCCAAACAGCAAATTAATTGCAGCATTAGGAACAGACCCAGTGTCTTCAGACTCCCATCCCTTGATTGAATCACACTTGCTTATTGCAATATATTTATGAAGTTTAAGCTTAAAAGTCGCTAATACTTTCCAGAACCAATTTCTGTATTTGCTGGTCCTTGATTTCTTTCGTATTCAGCTGAAACGTGCCTTTTGTGCtatgttcttttcttttgcagctaACTCAGACAGAATTGTTTTCAGCCTAAAGGAGGCCTAGAGGAATGTTTTCTCAATGgcggggtggggagggaagagctCCCAAGACCTGTCAGGCTCTACAGTGTACAAATCTTTGTAGAACAGGTCAAATCTGTAACCAGTGTATTCATTGCTCCTTTTGTTTACTGTGGAAGTGTCCAGAGCTGATTCCTTCAGGCTGGCTTTGCCctctgcagtgtccctgtgaGTTGCTGAGGGGGGGTCGGTCACATTGGTTGGAtctgatgatcttagaggtcgtTTCCAACTTCAGTGACTCTGTAAGGAGGCTGACACTCACGTGGCGAGGCAGTGGCATTCCTTCTGGGACAAAACTCCACTGCTCTCACTCACAAAGCTCCTGTCCCAGTCCGGCCTGCAGTGTCCATCCTGCTGAGCTCCCAGGCAATGCTGCCAAGGGACGGTGACACAGAGGTGATGCTGGAGTTTGGTTCCACTGAAGAGCACAATATTCAAGCTTTAGTCATTgcacagtggggtttttttaattcttcccacTGCTTCCCAAACGAGCAAAGGCAAAAAGCTGAAATCCAGGTTTGGAAGTCGGGAAGTGCTTCTGTGTTTTGGTGAATCCATCCCAGGAAGGAGCCCGCTGGATGAGGGTGGCCGTGACACAGCCCCGAGGTCACATTTCAACCAGGACAGTTCCCTGCACCTACTCAGCAGAATTCGTGTGTGACTGGTGTGGATTTTGTAACCAGATTTTGGAAATCACTACAATTTTTGCATGCTGAATAgctatttatatacatatatattttatatatatatatatatataaaattatatatatcaCAAATGCAGGCCACGTGTCCAattcagctttgcttttgaCAAATGAAATacttaataaaaatgaatgttgcaaaggggtttttttttttggaaagacatctatttaagattttttttttattacacaCCTTTGATGTAAAAACTAAGAATTGGTTAGATAAAAAAAACATATACTACAGATAAATCTTTATTAGAAACCACAGTAGATACAGGCAGtatgaaatttttaaatgtttgttaCATAGCATggacattttattttacatatcaAAACATAAAGTCATTTTACTACTATAAGCTGTCTCTGGGTGCATTTCAATAATTAGTATAAAAATGTTCCATGGTGAATTAAGATGCCTCGTCTCTCttctgtctcctgctgcctgactTCACCAACCTCACACTTGCCAAGGTGCACACCTGACCCTTTTTTCACCATCTCAAAGCTCCACCATCGGATTTTaggtgcccatggcaggggtttgggtTTATTTGGCATTTTTCTGGTGTTTGTTTTAGAGGACACGTGAGTTGATCTGAGCACCGAGTTAAGAGCACCACTGATCAGCAGAGCACCAAAGCCAcgtccctgtgcccaggggcagctcagtgacagtgacaatggtAAAGAATCAAAGGttggagggaggggggagaggtCTGGGGGTGTCACGGCCCAGAATCTGAAGTGCTCAGTTCATTTCTCATCGTGACACTGGATCAACACTGAACCAGACAAATGCTGCCACTGTAACCCCAAAATGAGTGGGGTCAGCAGCCCAGGGTGcaaaggaaaagctgcctgGATCTTCTGCCTGTTTCACAAAGGTGACCAACACAATAACAATGCCATTTTTAATGAGCAATCACTGCTGCTATTTTTAACCATTTTTCATGTACCTTCTGCTCATCCATGCAGTATTTACTGATTTAAggcagtttaaaaaataattcctgtaAGAATCATCCCCGAACCTTTCAGCAGGGGGTGTAGAGAAAGCTTGGTCATGGAATTAATGCAAGTTTTACCTGGCAGCCTTTGCAAAGGGCACGGCCCAGGCTCTGTCCCAAAGCAGCCACTGGAGCTGAGCGAGTGCCCTGGGAATCCCTGTGCCAAATAATGAGCTTTTCCTTATAAAAATAGCACAGGAGATTTGTGAGCACAGGACCTGATTGGGAAAGGCTGAGTTAGcataaaaatgtgcaaaatttGGACATATGCTAATCTGGTCATCTGGGCTCCTTTTATAGGCACTGGAGAGAGATCAGACACTGAGATTACATGGGATGAATCATTCTCCAGTGATGATCTTTTTCCACTCAGAGGAATCCAGTTCAGCCACTTAAAGCAGATTTCCCATTTCCAAATGACTAAAAAGTCATGTTAGTGGGATCCCCCTCCTGTGTGACTTTGACAAAAACATTCAGGCAATATTGAATTATTTACATTACAAATCCTACTCAACCTgagcacaggaaaaataaaaaagctgattATATTCATTTATGGGATGGAAACAGGttgttctttttcagtttgctttgttttcattgcaaGATTTCTAACCTGGGTTATGTGTCCAGTCCCAATCCCAAGCCAAGGCTCCCAGGTGAGGCACCCAGGTTCCATTTggtttctcctgcttttcccacctGGAAAGGCTCGGCAGGTGCTGATCCTGATCGAGATCCTGGCTGAGCAGGATCATTCCCAGGGATGAAGAACCAGAGCACAGCAATCCCGAGTGTCCTGGAGGATCCActctgtttgcttttcaaatcaGAAACACTAAACTGGGGAcatcactaaaaaaaaatcccaacaaccTGCACAGCTTTAAAAGAGATCAAGTGTGCTTACTGTGTCCCAGTTTGATTTACTACAGTTTAAACAGCTTTTAATTCTCAAGAATGTGGAGGTTCATGTGTGTGGAGGCTTTTCCAGCCCCGGAGTTGCAGCCGGGAATGGCAATCCAAGCTCAGGGAAACCGGGCCCATTTCAAATCAGATTAAAGCAAAAATTAGCAAGTGAGAAAAACCTGAATACACACGAGGACCGTTTTCCATTGATGTGCTCTAATCTGTACTAAAAGGCCCAGggaattttttaattctgtttttctttaaggTAGATGTCCAAATTTAATATTGGCTCAGGCAGCCTCAGTTCCACCAAGCCCAGCAGCACTCGGTGCCAGCACTGAGCTTGGACTTCCCTCTAAATAGAACAAATATTTGTATCAGCTTGCTGAGAATGTGAGTAATAGGAAAATTTGCCAAAATTTAAACAAGCTAAACTTCAGTCCTGCCAAAAGCCCCACCATTCAATTTGGCATCATTGGCAGCTCGCAGGCTCAAGAGGGGCCTAAGTCTGGAAGAGCTGGGGTGTTTTTGGCAaacatgaatttatttttctctctctccacatTTTGGAAAATTTGTGCCTCTCTGTATTAATTTATGATGTcattaaataattctttttgcAGCTTGTATAGAAAGAATGGTTCTTTTGAAGATGAGAACTCCCCTGAGGATGGTTATAGTGAAAAATTCcagccagagggaaaaaaaacccctcctttCTCCTTGGCCACTCATGTTTCTGCAGTAGTGcttcaacagcaaaaaaatctacaatattttaatttaaggaCCTGCTCTAAGGAGGTGCCATGCACTTGACTGTGACAAGAGGCAGCCTAAATTCAATGTGATTGGAGGGGTTTTATTCCTGTGATAGCAGGCTGGAAGAGAAACCATGAGCCTGTGACTTGCTGATAGAAAACATCACGTTTTAAACTGAATTGCTCTCTGCAAAGAACAGGATCaagattaaaaatgaaagaaaataaaatactgggAGTGGTACAAACAAAGCACAAAACCTTGTCCAACATGAACCTTATTTACTGTGAAAACACTGCCACGAGAGAGAAATGCCTATAAAACCTCCCTGCAGATGCTGGGGTTTAGGTGGTGGTTTCATCACAGGGTTCACAGCCTCTCCTTGCACCAGCACTGGGCAGGACAGCCCAGCCTGTGTCCTACTTaaaccaaaattaaatttaaaccTGGCACgggctgctcagcctcactGAGAAATGGTTGGGGTAACAGCAAGGGAAAGTGGTGCCCTTGGGGCTTCGTGGCACCTTGCTGGGTGTTTGTGGCCTCCAAGCCCCCATTCCTGCCAGGAAGATCCTTTTCCTGGTCATGGCCAGCAAATGTTCCTGTCTGAGCCCTTTTGGGAACGCCAGGTCAGGTGTCACAGTGGATTTACAAAGAGTTGCAGCAAGGTACCTCCAGGATGGAAATTGCCCTCCTGAGCCCCAGCCCACCTTTGGAACCGGGTCctgagagaaggaaataaaaagtagaTTAATTAGTGCAAAGTGCTAGTAATGCTAATTCAGTTAAATTCAGGATAATTGCAACTTTTGTTAATTAGAAACtcatttaataaaagaaaagcaaaccccACTGGAATGAGAAGAGGGGGAATAACTACAACAGG is a genomic window of Corvus hawaiiensis isolate bCorHaw1 chromosome 20, bCorHaw1.pri.cur, whole genome shotgun sequence containing:
- the TBX4 gene encoding T-box transcription factor TBX4, whose product is MLQEKSLSETEEGFPTAPAPGHADTSAGSPVLGVAGGSTTPLSSPQLPDPEQTIENIKVYLHEKELWKKFHEAGTEMIITKAGRRMFPSYKVKVTGMNPKTKYILLIDIVPADDHRYKFCDNKWMVAGKAEPAMPGRLYVHPDSPATGAHWMRQLVSFQKLKLTNNHLDPFGHIILNSMHKYQPRLHIVKADENNAFGSKNTAFCTHVFPETSFISVTSYQNHKITQLKIENNPFAKGFRGSDDSDLRVARLQSKEYPVISKSIMRQRLVSSHGQLSAKPDVNPLHGNHQTLQHYQYENGAHMQFAASDTQDLPLNTFTAQRDSGLFYHCLKRRESARHLDLPCKRSYLDASSSVGDDHYFRSPPPYEQQMLSPSYCGEVAPREACMYSGSGADIAAVSAVDDLPPPPPPLSCNMWTSVAPYTSYSVQTMETVPYQPFPPHFTATTMMPRLPAIAGQGSQPPGNGPFSVYNQLSQSQVRERVPASSFPRERVHPSVCERKPPSPHLNAANEFLYSQSFSLSRESSLQYHSGMGTVENWTDG